AGATTCGCGGTCCGACGCCGGCATAGCCGGCCCCGACGACGGCCATCGAAACGCCCGGCCATACCAACACGAGGCCCGCTGGGCTCAGCAGCGCCGCCGCCGCGAACATCCCGACTGCGCCGGCCGCGCACCAGGCGGCCACCTTTCGATTCGGACGGACTTCGCCGGCGCCGGGAAGTGCATCGTCATCATCGGCTGCGGGTGCGGCATAGAGCGTGCCGATCGCCAACGATGCTCCGGCGAGCGCATCGACGAGATAGTGCTGCCGCACGAACAGCACCGAGACGACGATCAGGACGAACCAGATGTTGACAACTGCAAGAAGCCAGCCGCCCGCGCGCCGGCGGTACAACTCCCAGAGCACGATGGCGTAGGCCACGTGCAGCGACGGGCACATGTTGAACGGACGATCGAACGACTTGAGCAGTTCAAACGACCATCCCGTAACACCCGTGAGGTCCGGCCGCACATCGGCCAACTGCAGCGGCAAGAGCAGAAAGCAGACACCGGCGATCGCCGTGATCGCCAGGATTCGCACGCCGTGGATCTTCAGTTCCCGTCGCGTTCGACAGAGAAAGGGCGCGAGCAGGAACAGGGCGTCGATCGACATGTACGGCACGATGAACGGCTGAATGAAGGGCAGTCGCTGTTCCCACTCGAAGCGCAGAATCCCGACATCGACGCGCGTTGAGGTGTACCAGTTCGTGCCTGCATAGATCACGAGAAACGCCAGCGCCAGGCCGCACGTCCAGGCGAGGCGAAGCGTCAAGGGCGCTGGTTTATCGCGTAGCTTCATGCCGTCCTCGAAGCGGCCTCGTTTCCGCGGCGCGGGGAGGCAGGCGGTCCATCGTGGCTGCGGTTGCCTGCGGTGACCAAGTGCAAGCAACAGGCCGGCCACACCGGCCGGCCCGTCGCAATCATATCAGCCTTACCGCCGACGGAAGTTCAGTTTTCGTACACGACCAGCCGCTGCTCGCCCTCAAGTTGGCGTTCGCGGGTGAGATCCTGTGTGACTTCGAGCGTGCCGAGGTAGGCACCCGCCTCGCTGCGCACGGCGAAGTAGCGGATGTGGATGAAGCGTCCGCGGAGGTTGATCCAGAACTCCGCGACGTTCTGCCGGCCGGCCTTGAAGTCCTGCAGGATCTGCTCGACGAGGTGCACGCTCTTGGGTGGATGGCACTGCTGCACGCGTCGGCCGACCACCGCCTTGGCCCGCACGAAAATTCTCCCGGCGCCTTCGCTGAAGAATCGCACCCGGTCATCGGCGTCAACAAAGGTGAGATCGACGGGCATGCTGTTGAAGATGCCTATCAGCTGCTCGACCGTGAGCGCCCCCGTTGGGAACATGACGGCCGCCGCCGCGGGCGGGGCCGGTGCGGCAGCCGGAGTCAGCGGCAGCGATACGCCCCCGTCGCCACGGCGCTCTCCAAGAGTCGCGGCTTCCTTCGCGCGCGGCCGGGTGGCTCCAAGCAGAGCCGAGGCCGAAGGGCGAAATTCACGCCCGGGATCGACGATGCACCAGCCGAACTGAGGCGACTGAGCCCAGATCTCCACCCACTCCGATTCGTCAAGCGTCTTGATCGCCATGGGCAGCAGGATGTGATTCTCTTTGAAGACCATGTCGATCACCGCGGGCAACGCGCGCTCGGCCGCGGCGGCGACGGCCCGGCGCCAGGCGACCGCATCATCAGGAGGAGCGCTGAGCGCGACGTCAAGGTCGCGCAGCAGCGCCCGAATCTCGTCGTCCTTGGCCCACATGACCTTGGAGGGGCCGGTCATGCCGTGCCGTTCAAGACAGGTGAAGAGCAACTGCTCCTTGCGCAGGTAGTGCTTGTCCACATCCAGAATCTGATTGAGCGTGGATCGCAGTTGCAGAACCTCCTGCTCCGCCGGCGGCATGCCGCTATTGAGTACTTCCGACACCCGCGTCTGCAGCGCGGTGCATTGCCCTTCGAGCGCCGCATTCTCGCTCTGAAAGGTCTCAACGGGATGACCCGGCGGAAAGGCGGTCGTCGCCGCCGACGGCATCGACTGGCGCACCGCCGCGGCGTGGTCGTCGCAGGTCGCGACGAGTTGCTCGACCGGCACGCCTTCGCGCAGCAGTTCATCTTCCGCCTGCGCCACCTGGCACGCATCGCACCCGGTGAGCAGGTGCGTCAGGCTCTGTCGCGACTGCTGCGAGCCGCCGCTCTCGGTCACGTCGCGCAGCGCGGTCTTGAGGCGGTTGACACGGTCGGCGGGATGTTCGAGAAGTTCGCTCACTTCATGCTCCTTTCGGAGTTGCAATTGCAGGTTGCCCGCAGGTCAGCGCCTCTGCCGGGTGCAGACCGCAGGATGAGCACGCGTCGTCCTCTTCTTCTGGACGGTATGACGGCGGGTTGGGGGCGATGATTTCGCGCGACGCGGGAACGCCGGCGTCGGTGCGCAGGACGGCCGCCCAGGCGCGAAGCAGATCGCCGATCCCCACCAGCGTCGTGACAAGATCCCGCGGCGGCGTCGAGTTCTGCGAGTCGCTGTGCCGTTCGATGCGGCGCTGCACGCAGCGCGCGAACGTCGGCATCCACCAGCCGGCATGATCACGCACGAAAGAATCGAGCGCCTCGCGGCAGATCTGCGCGTGTTCAGCTTCACCGGCCGCAAGGGCGATGCGCATCTTCTCATGCAGCAGTGCGACGAATTCGAGTTCGGTGGCGACGTGATCCGGCCGTTCCGGGCGATCCCCTCCGGGCTGCACGCCAAACGCTCGGTAGAACCCACCCACATCAGCCATCTGGCTGGCGCGATACGTGGGGTCTTCCCAGTGGCAGTAGTCTGTCTCGTAAGGGGGGCAGTCCTTCGACACCACCAGCCCGAACACGCTATCGAACACCTCGGCCTGCTCCGACTTGGGCGCACCAAGCCAGTCGATCAGCGGCTCAATCGCAGCGCGCTGCGGCGTGAGTTCGCCCAAGCTGAGTTCCGACATCTCCAGCTCCGCCGCACTCTTGACGATCCCTCGCCACGCGCCGCGAAGCGCTTCGAGTTCCTCTGGCGATGCGATCGGGCCCTCCGCCGCTCGAGTCATCGGATCGCGCCAGGCGTGGGAGAGCGCCACGCCGAACATCGCGCGGGCGGCGAGGTCATCTGTCGTCAGGCTCTGGGTGGCGGCGGTCATGACGACTCCTTTCAGATGCTGTTGACGTGCAGTTCGGCCGGACGTTCAAACGTCGGCTCCTCAACCGTCACGCGCACGCACTCGACGTTGAACTTGTTGTACCCGATCACGGTGTCGTTGTAGATTTCCTGCGTCCGGCTCGTGCCGTCGGGCATCGTCACTTCGATCTCGGCGACCTTGGGTCCCTTGACGACTTCGTAGCGGAAGATGATCTGCTGCGTCGTGCGGAACAACTGCATGACCGCGAGCAGGTCGCGATCCGGGCACGAATACTGTTCGATCGCGTGTTCGACGCCAGGCCCGAACATCTGCTTGAGATAGGCTCGAGGCACCCAGCGCGGCGGAATGTAGTAGCCGTTGGGCTCCGTGCCGAACTGCGGGTACAGCGGCAACGCCACCTGCCGCTCGCGGATCATGTAGTACAGCGGGTTCCAGCGGTCCTCGACCCAGCGGCCTTCATCGTCGATGGCCACCAGCCCCTGCATTCGAATGCGGCCAGGGCACACGGTCATGCAGCGCGTCTCGAGCGGCTCGCCGTTGGGTGACAACTCAGGATCTTTGCCTTCCACGCGCGGATAGCAGCCCACGCACTTCTCGCTCGTGCGCGTCGTGGTGCGGTACATGGCCTTCTTGTAGGGGCAGGCTTCGACGCATTTGCGGTATCCGTTGCAGCGGTTCTGGTCGATGAGCACGATGCCGTCTTCAGGCCGCTTGTAGATCGCGCCGCGCGGGCAGGCGGCCAGGCATCCGGGATAGGTGCAGTGGTTGCACAGGCGCTGGAGGTAGAAGAACCAGACCTTGTGGCTGGGCAGTTGCGCCGAGCCACCGAACTGCTTGCCGCCGCTGAACAGATCGCCCACCGCCGTCTCCTCGTGGATGTTGGGCGCCGTCGTCCACTCCTCCTGCGTGGGGAGGTATCCGAGCACGCGCTTGGCGCCTTCGGCTTCGCTGTAGTACTTTTCGGCCGCCTCGAAGATCGTTTTGCCGTTGAACTGGCCGTAAGGCGACTCATGGCCAACGTCGCCTCCACCAGCCCAGCGCTGGCCATCGGGGTTCGTCTTATTGAGCATGTCGAGAATCTTCACGTCCCAGTTGTGCGGATATCCGCCGAAGGGCTTGGTCTCGACGTTGTTCCAGTACATGTACTCCTGCCCGCGCGAGAATGTCCATGTGCTCTTGCAGGCCATCGTGCACGTCTGGCACGCGATGCAGCGATTGATGTTGAAGACGAACGCGAACTGCGATCGCGGGTGCGCTTCTTCGTAGGGATAGGTCATCTCTCGACCGAGTTGCCAGTTGTAGACGCGCGGCATGATGTGCTCCTGATGCAGGTCGTTCAGTGATGACGCGATGCGCTGACCGTCAAAGTTGCCGGCCGGACGTCATTGTTCGATTCGCGGGTTGCGTGCCGGTGTGAGCCGACGCGCGCATGGATCCGATCGAGGATGGCGTCGAGCCGGCTTCCCAGTGTCAGGCGCATTCCGTAGAGCGCCTGATATTCCGGGTCGGTGGTCATGGCGCGGAGTGTCTCAAGCGGCGTGCCAACCAGGAGCAACTCCTCGAAGAGGCACACCGCCATG
The window above is part of the Phycisphaerales bacterium genome. Proteins encoded here:
- a CDS encoding DUF438 domain-containing protein; protein product: MSELLEHPADRVNRLKTALRDVTESGGSQQSRQSLTHLLTGCDACQVAQAEDELLREGVPVEQLVATCDDHAAAVRQSMPSAATTAFPPGHPVETFQSENAALEGQCTALQTRVSEVLNSGMPPAEQEVLQLRSTLNQILDVDKHYLRKEQLLFTCLERHGMTGPSKVMWAKDDEIRALLRDLDVALSAPPDDAVAWRRAVAAAAERALPAVIDMVFKENHILLPMAIKTLDESEWVEIWAQSPQFGWCIVDPGREFRPSASALLGATRPRAKEAATLGERRGDGGVSLPLTPAAAPAPPAAAAVMFPTGALTVEQLIGIFNSMPVDLTFVDADDRVRFFSEGAGRIFVRAKAVVGRRVQQCHPPKSVHLVEQILQDFKAGRQNVAEFWINLRGRFIHIRYFAVRSEAGAYLGTLEVTQDLTRERQLEGEQRLVVYEN
- a CDS encoding molecular chaperone TorD family protein; this encodes MTAATQSLTTDDLAARAMFGVALSHAWRDPMTRAAEGPIASPEELEALRGAWRGIVKSAAELEMSELSLGELTPQRAAIEPLIDWLGAPKSEQAEVFDSVFGLVVSKDCPPYETDYCHWEDPTYRASQMADVGGFYRAFGVQPGGDRPERPDHVATELEFVALLHEKMRIALAAGEAEHAQICREALDSFVRDHAGWWMPTFARCVQRRIERHSDSQNSTPPRDLVTTLVGIGDLLRAWAAVLRTDAGVPASREIIAPNPPSYRPEEEDDACSSCGLHPAEALTCGQPAIATPKGA
- a CDS encoding phosphatase PAP2 family protein — its product is MKLRDKPAPLTLRLAWTCGLALAFLVIYAGTNWYTSTRVDVGILRFEWEQRLPFIQPFIVPYMSIDALFLLAPFLCRTRRELKIHGVRILAITAIAGVCFLLLPLQLADVRPDLTGVTGWSFELLKSFDRPFNMCPSLHVAYAIVLWELYRRRAGGWLLAVVNIWFVLIVVSVLFVRQHYLVDALAGASLAIGTLYAAPAADDDDALPGAGEVRPNRKVAAWCAAGAVGMFAAAALLSPAGLVLVWPGVSMAVVGAGYAGVGPRIFRKVRGRLRPEARVVLAPYLAGLWVTRVIFSARESHRSGTALAPGLVIGGRCSNRAAEALIGRRITAVLDLTAEHSAPPAFQRVEYFNIQILDLTLPTQEQLRQAVAIGRRFAADGTLYIHCGLGYARSATVAAAILLDRDLAVTAQESIDLIAASRPNVEFNEQAQRLLDVTARSLARSQRLDAALAIR